In Silene latifolia isolate original U9 population chromosome X, ASM4854445v1, whole genome shotgun sequence, the following proteins share a genomic window:
- the LOC141617250 gene encoding uncharacterized protein LOC141617250 — MEGKSNGKGGGKENSKPNVWFSLKKSLHCKSEPSDVHEPTSSSRKNHHNISNSNSNSNNNNNNNNSNMNSILTRKIGRSGCSRSIANLKDVIHGSKRHIEKPPSCSPRSIGSSEFLNPITHEVILSNSKCELKITGFGANFHDGVGLNGGGNGGGGGGGGGGDGEESTFVGTLRPGTPGPGGHPSMHYFNNPSFVRSSGVRKSFNLERGREGSCLFGGGSGGGGGSGVSSRKRFSLEIDSNGGCSNLTCHKCGEQFTKWDALEAHHLSNHAVTELVEGDSSRKIVEIICRTSWLKSENHCGRIERVLKVHNTQKTIARFEEYREMVKIKASKLPKKHPRCLADGNELLRFYGTILGCSLGLDGSSSLCVSEKCCVCRIIRNGFYTKKEIKSGVGVFTTSTSERAFEGVDFPENDPTIKKALIVCRVIAGRVHRPLENLQELAGQTGFDSLAGKVGLYSNIEELFLLNPRALLPCFVVICKP, encoded by the exons ATGGAAGGTAAAAGTAATGGGAAGGGTGGAGGTAAGGAGAATAGCAAACCAAATGTGTGGTTCTCattgaagaaatccttgcattgTAAATCAGAGCCTTCTGATGTACATGAGCCTACATCGTCATCCCGAAAAAATCATCATAAtattagtaatagtaatagtaatagtaataataataataataataataatagtaatatgaACTCGATATTGACTCGAAAGATAGGGAGGTCAGGGTGTTCAAGGTCAATAGCAAATCTTAAGGATGTAATTCATGGGAGTAAAAGGCACATTGAGAAACCTCCAAGTTGTAGTCCAAGATCCATAGGTAGTAGTGAATTTCTAAACCCAATTACCCATGAGGTTATTTTGAGTAATTCTAAGTGTGAGCTTAAAATTACTGGCTTTGGTGCTAATTTCCATGATGGGGTTGGGTTAAATGGGGGTGGaaatggtggcggtggtggtggcggaGGTGGAGGGGATGGAGAAGAGTCTACATTTGTTGGCACTTTGAGGCCAGGTACCCCTGGACCTGGAGGACATCCTTCAATGCATTATTTTAATAACCCTTCTTTTGTAAGGAGTTCAGGTGTTAGGAAGTCATTTAATTTGGAGAGAGGGAGGGAAGGGTCTTGTTTGTTTGGTGGTGGTAGCGGCGGTGGCGGTGGAAGTGGGGTTAGTTCAAGGAAGAGATTTTCCTTGGAGATTGATTCTAATGGTGGTTGTTCTAATTTGACTTGTCACAAATGTGGGGAACAATTTACCAAATGGGATGCACTTGAAGCTCATCATCTTTCAAATCATGCTG TAACTGAGCTAGTGGAAGGCGACTCGTCGAGAAAAATAGTAGAGATAATATGCAGGACAAGCTGGCTAAAATCAGAGAACCATTGTGGAAGAATAGAAAGGGTACTTAAAGTCCACAACACACAGAAAACAATTGCTCGATTTGAAGAATACCGAGAAATGGTAAAGATCAAAGCCAGTAAACTCCCTAAAAAGCACCCACGGTGCTTGGCTGACGGAAATGAGCTACTTAGATTTTACGGGACCATCTTGGGCTGTTCGTTGGGCCTAGATGGCTCGTCTAGCCTATGTGTCTCGGAAAAATGTTGTGTTTGTAGGATCATAAGAAACGGGTTTTACACCAAGAAGGAGATTAAGAGTGGAGTTGGTGTTTTTACTACTTCGACGAGTGAAAGGGCTTTTGAGGGGGTTGATTTTCCAGAGAATGATCCGACCATAAAGAAGGCATTGATAGTGTGCCGAGTGATTGCCGGAAGGGTTCACAGGCCATTGGAAAACTTGCAAGAACTTGCTGGGCAAACCGGGTTTGATTCATTGGCAGGTAAAGTCGGTTTATATTCCAACATTGAGGAGCTGTTTTTGCTGAATCCTAGGGCTCTTCTCCCTTGCTTTGTGGTAATTTGCAAACcttaa